The proteins below come from a single Serratia fonticola genomic window:
- the ecpD gene encoding fimbrial adhesin EcpD, whose amino-acid sequence MKANNIRLALLIGGLLSIAPAQAVNPTNLGDAATMKFVFVENNADDNFFVTPAGGLEPRLTGANKWTGLKYGGSGTIYQQSLGYVDNGYNYLLTANNRFDMWLENAPIKSPFLGLRCINWYAGCNMDTSLILPETTDEKGFYGAVVTSGGAKWMHGMMSPSFYQYLKQMGTGSSFSMQINGCQTNVVYNASNGERCQDQARGTWYRRTVTHAKAAHLRFINTNAVSEVFVNSDGIPIIGEGNADCRNQTVGARSGIMCKMVSYDLQTDGSVSNTSIHIFPSINHAALSSAVNAADLQFSLNGNSWKNTSGTGSYYTFNELKSSNAVYVFFASNFFKQMVRLGITDGGTHDLINFRFQNITSPESGWYEFSTSNQLIIKPRDFSISIISEDFDNSPHREGYVGPSEPPLEFGYIVTTSAKTNADQVRVMATGPTQSLRGINYCIFSSPDNTTQVPFPAQLSITTSTGTEQVFDAGCDSQWHDMTNALWSSTPWNDISGDVGVMNKTKVKFRIPMNDPISLKTVEGNAWYGDVHAAGEIHVEATWRNIN is encoded by the coding sequence ATGAAGGCTAATAACATACGTTTGGCACTGTTGATTGGCGGCCTGCTGAGCATCGCCCCGGCGCAGGCGGTGAACCCGACCAATCTGGGAGATGCCGCAACGATGAAGTTTGTCTTTGTTGAGAACAATGCGGACGATAACTTCTTTGTAACCCCGGCAGGGGGGCTCGAGCCGCGTCTGACCGGTGCCAATAAATGGACCGGCCTGAAATATGGTGGTTCCGGCACCATTTACCAGCAGAGCCTGGGCTACGTCGATAATGGCTATAACTATTTGCTGACGGCTAACAACCGCTTTGATATGTGGCTGGAAAATGCGCCTATTAAAAGCCCATTCCTTGGCTTGCGTTGCATCAACTGGTATGCCGGCTGCAATATGGATACCAGTCTGATCTTGCCTGAAACCACTGATGAAAAAGGGTTTTACGGTGCAGTCGTCACCTCCGGCGGGGCAAAATGGATGCATGGCATGATGTCGCCGAGTTTTTATCAATACCTGAAACAGATGGGAACGGGTAGTTCGTTCAGCATGCAGATCAACGGTTGTCAGACCAACGTTGTCTACAATGCCAGCAACGGCGAACGCTGCCAGGATCAGGCCCGTGGCACCTGGTATCGACGTACCGTCACCCATGCCAAGGCGGCACACCTGCGTTTTATCAATACCAATGCGGTATCGGAAGTGTTCGTCAACAGTGATGGGATACCGATCATCGGTGAAGGTAATGCGGACTGCCGCAACCAAACCGTCGGTGCCCGCAGCGGTATCATGTGCAAGATGGTCAGCTACGATCTGCAAACGGATGGCAGCGTCAGTAACACCTCGATCCATATTTTTCCGTCGATCAACCATGCCGCACTGTCATCGGCGGTTAATGCGGCCGATCTGCAATTCAGTTTGAATGGCAACAGTTGGAAAAATACCTCGGGTACCGGCAGCTACTATACGTTTAACGAGTTGAAGAGCAGCAATGCCGTTTACGTATTTTTTGCCAGTAATTTCTTCAAACAGATGGTCAGACTGGGGATCACCGACGGCGGCACGCACGATCTGATTAACTTCCGTTTCCAGAACATCACCTCGCCGGAATCGGGATGGTATGAGTTCTCGACTTCTAACCAACTGATCATCAAGCCTCGTGATTTCAGTATCAGCATTATTTCCGAGGATTTCGATAACAGCCCGCATCGGGAAGGGTATGTTGGCCCCTCAGAGCCACCGTTGGAGTTTGGCTATATTGTGACCACCAGCGCCAAGACCAATGCCGATCAGGTAAGGGTGATGGCGACTGGCCCAACGCAGTCACTGCGGGGGATCAACTACTGTATTTTCTCCTCTCCAGACAATACTACGCAGGTTCCATTCCCGGCCCAGCTCAGTATCACCACCAGCACCGGGACGGAGCAGGTGTTTGATGCCGGTTGTGACAGCCAGTGGCACGATATGACCAACGCCCTATGGAGCAGCACCCCATGGAATGATATTTCCGGTGACGTGGGGGTGATGAACAAGACCAAGGTCAAGTTCAGGATCCCGATGAACGATCCTATCTCGCTGAAAACGGTGGAAGGTAACGCCTGGTATGGCGATGTGCATGCCGCCGGTGAAATTCACGTTGAGGCAACTTGGCGCAATATCAATTAA
- a CDS encoding fimbria/pilus periplasmic chaperone, with the protein MKTLLLWLIFLPFTAGAINVGTMTFAMDQDQSFVAKRVLNNNASARFYQVSIRAIDRPGEQEVRTRPAEGELLFAPKQLTLQAGQGEYYKFYYHGPKDNKERYYRVSFREVPTNLLTSGQSRKAGANLEPIVVMDTILVVRPRETRFSYQLDKQRGTLKNTGNTFFKFLLKPGCDSTDEEGITEYLRPGDTLSHPGIKLQGQKFIIYNDKFINVDKSCI; encoded by the coding sequence GTGAAAACTCTGCTGCTATGGCTAATCTTCCTGCCCTTTACCGCCGGGGCGATCAACGTGGGTACCATGACGTTTGCGATGGATCAGGATCAGTCCTTTGTCGCCAAGCGGGTGTTGAACAATAACGCCAGCGCCCGGTTTTATCAGGTTTCCATTCGTGCCATCGATCGGCCAGGGGAGCAAGAGGTGCGAACCCGTCCGGCAGAGGGTGAGCTTTTGTTCGCCCCCAAACAACTGACGTTGCAGGCGGGACAGGGGGAGTATTACAAGTTCTATTACCATGGGCCGAAGGACAATAAAGAGCGTTATTATCGCGTCTCATTTCGCGAGGTACCGACTAACCTATTGACCAGCGGGCAGAGCAGGAAAGCCGGTGCCAACCTTGAGCCGATCGTGGTGATGGATACCATTCTGGTTGTCAGACCACGTGAAACCCGGTTTTCCTACCAACTCGATAAGCAGCGCGGCACGCTCAAAAACACCGGCAATACCTTTTTTAAGTTTCTGCTGAAACCCGGTTGTGATAGCACCGATGAAGAAGGGATCACCGAATATTTACGCCCAGGAGATACGCTGTCGCATCCGGGTATCAAACTACAAGGTCAGAAATTTATTATTTATAACGACAAGTTTATTAACGTGGATAAAAGTTGCATTTAA
- a CDS encoding LuxR C-terminal-related transcriptional regulator, with amino-acid sequence MNIGLQALIDPKNKKISRLCSLKEIVSSLHNNEQQTVIMELYHHTEDIYQVVRFVLTAGKLWPKASLVVFTDIINPDILSLLAAQKHLSLVAKRDNVNYLLAAISAAHPTSSYRSPAMRQLLSQRQLPLSGCEWRILGLMVGGANAQHAAQLIGRSYKTVCTHKLNIMRKLGLNQVGFMMLLLAFRTRYWDETVISGIHPAPPH; translated from the coding sequence GTGAATATCGGCCTGCAAGCATTGATTGACCCGAAAAATAAAAAAATCAGCCGTCTATGTAGCCTGAAAGAGATTGTCTCGTCACTCCATAATAACGAACAGCAAACGGTTATTATGGAGCTCTACCATCATACCGAAGACATTTATCAGGTAGTGCGATTCGTGTTGACCGCCGGTAAGCTTTGGCCAAAGGCGTCCCTGGTGGTTTTCACCGATATCATCAATCCCGATATTTTATCGCTGCTTGCCGCGCAAAAACACCTCTCATTAGTTGCCAAGCGGGATAATGTGAATTATTTGCTGGCAGCCATTTCGGCGGCCCATCCCACTTCCAGTTATCGTAGCCCAGCGATGCGGCAGTTGCTGTCGCAGAGGCAGCTGCCATTATCAGGTTGCGAATGGCGTATCTTGGGGTTGATGGTTGGCGGAGCCAATGCGCAGCATGCCGCTCAGCTTATCGGGCGCAGCTATAAGACCGTTTGCACCCATAAGCTGAATATTATGCGCAAGCTGGGGCTGAATCAGGTTGGCTTTATGATGCTGCTGTTGGCGTTCAGAACCCGATATTGGGATGAAACTGTCATTTCTGGAATACATCCTGCTCCACCTCACTAA
- a CDS encoding fimbria/pilus outer membrane usher protein: MNKTSFVFPSLLMAAWFANAGEYFYISQGDRDIGHIELDMADDGFPCFDRQKLMEWEILSPTNMSEVPETGCIKVKDLYPLNITVTLIDKVNFLFFTFLESTEVKADPRLAIEYRDEGIPAILINYDVNYKKYHGERYIRRKRKDNLVVELESGINYQHWRLRSRQFHDNEDMLQQRIRFSDLYAERDIPEMNSRLHFGEGYNNTFYLDPFPYRGIKLSSDDNMFPSSQGPVLPWVYGVATSDAEVEIRQNGQPVYRTMVQTGDFVLRNIKLFDKSGSITMTVRESDGSIIYYDVPWSRLDNILDKNMWKYDISFGKFMSSERMEESNPIFFQGGAGYGLTAQSSLFGGALISQNYYSHSLGIGQRLNQFGDVTFNHQYSSITSAEQGQVNGEKLRLHYVANFNKANASIRLNGEYYLQPHFNDFNNYAYNAKTDYYCCDYYKKEYGFDFSLSALIGTSQSLSLNINQEKYKEDQGKRTFYSLKFMQNTVNLSYDLDLSYYQYPTQKNEMLFGITFRIPLKRMGVDNTSLNLGYSYNPYDHYQTELGVSGRHLDNNLNYRVTSRKGKQSKASYQASANYRYAAGESAIRYQSGTNYALYSANSSGSLVAHQAGITLGPTLGDTNALVYSKKHPNATIPEQVDVVTDSRGYAIIPNLIPYQVNVVNDEIGQEREFGEPANEVVKVPTLGALSYYELLN; this comes from the coding sequence ATGAATAAAACTTCATTCGTTTTCCCTAGTTTATTAATGGCAGCCTGGTTTGCCAATGCAGGGGAGTATTTTTATATCTCCCAAGGGGATCGGGATATAGGTCATATTGAATTGGACATGGCGGATGACGGTTTCCCGTGCTTTGATAGACAAAAGCTTATGGAATGGGAAATCCTCTCACCAACAAACATGAGTGAGGTACCAGAAACCGGCTGTATCAAAGTTAAAGATCTTTATCCATTAAATATTACCGTTACCTTAATTGATAAGGTGAATTTTCTTTTTTTTACATTCTTAGAGTCGACGGAGGTCAAGGCCGATCCTCGCTTGGCTATCGAGTATAGAGATGAGGGTATTCCAGCTATCCTGATAAACTATGATGTTAACTATAAAAAATATCATGGAGAGCGTTATATCAGAAGGAAAAGAAAAGATAACTTAGTCGTTGAGTTAGAGTCTGGCATCAACTATCAACACTGGCGGTTAAGATCACGGCAGTTTCATGATAATGAGGATATGCTACAGCAACGGATAAGGTTTTCCGATCTCTATGCTGAAAGAGATATCCCCGAGATGAACTCTCGCTTGCATTTTGGTGAGGGCTACAATAATACTTTCTATCTGGATCCTTTCCCCTATCGCGGGATAAAATTGTCCTCGGACGATAATATGTTTCCTTCGTCACAGGGGCCGGTGTTGCCTTGGGTATACGGTGTGGCCACTAGTGATGCTGAAGTGGAGATCCGGCAGAACGGCCAACCGGTTTACCGTACGATGGTTCAAACCGGGGATTTCGTGCTGAGAAATATCAAACTGTTTGACAAGTCGGGTTCTATTACCATGACGGTGAGAGAAAGCGACGGTAGCATCATTTATTATGACGTGCCCTGGAGTCGGCTGGACAATATCCTGGATAAGAATATGTGGAAATATGATATCTCATTCGGCAAGTTTATGAGTAGTGAGAGAATGGAAGAGTCTAACCCCATTTTCTTTCAGGGGGGCGCTGGATATGGCCTCACTGCACAAAGCTCTTTATTTGGTGGCGCGTTGATATCGCAAAATTACTATAGCCACTCACTAGGTATTGGTCAGCGACTCAATCAATTCGGTGATGTTACCTTTAATCATCAGTACAGCAGTATAACATCGGCAGAGCAGGGTCAGGTGAATGGTGAGAAGTTGCGTTTACACTATGTGGCTAATTTCAACAAGGCCAATGCCAGCATCAGGTTAAATGGCGAGTATTATCTGCAACCTCATTTTAATGATTTCAATAATTACGCGTATAATGCTAAAACAGATTATTATTGCTGTGATTATTATAAAAAAGAATATGGTTTTGATTTTTCGCTAAGCGCATTGATCGGTACCTCACAGAGCTTGTCGTTAAATATCAACCAGGAAAAATACAAAGAAGATCAAGGTAAGCGGACGTTCTACTCGCTGAAGTTTATGCAAAACACCGTCAACTTATCCTATGACCTTGACCTGTCCTATTATCAATACCCTACGCAAAAAAATGAAATGCTGTTTGGTATTACCTTCAGGATACCCTTAAAGAGAATGGGGGTTGATAACACCAGCCTGAATCTGGGATACAGCTATAACCCCTATGATCACTATCAAACTGAGCTTGGCGTTAGCGGTAGACATTTAGATAACAACCTTAACTACCGGGTGACTAGCCGCAAGGGCAAACAGAGCAAGGCAAGTTATCAGGCGAGTGCCAATTACCGCTATGCTGCGGGTGAATCGGCTATCAGATACCAGTCTGGAACAAACTATGCGCTTTACTCGGCGAACAGCTCAGGTTCATTGGTTGCCCACCAGGCGGGGATTACCCTAGGGCCAACGTTAGGTGACACTAACGCACTGGTTTATAGCAAAAAGCATCCCAATGCGACGATCCCCGAGCAGGTTGATGTGGTTACCGACAGTCGCGGTTATGCCATTATCCCCAATCTCATTCCTTACCAGGTCAACGTGGTCAATGATGAGATAGGCCAAGAGAGGGAGTTTGGTGAACCAGCCAATGAAGTCGTTAAAGTGCCGACATTAGGGGCCTTATCCTATTATGAGTTGCTCAACTAA
- a CDS encoding fimbrial biogenesis outer membrane usher protein translates to MSVIPAVMIPGQSALAAGLTQIDGVLIPQTFSMALREGMSIPLLLHFEQNNTLKDDQRIGRALLVLDDNHLKISEITLEDNEGGAQLTAAITKQLNALNDANFDDKQRITLSDDAWLALDFRQLNLQLVVKQSALGTVLRERASDIGASSVDEISSTLAYNLGVYDNRTKASEGFTSSYLSLNNVTSLREHHVEVNGSVYGIGSSNQDSTLYKLMYERDFAGRRFAAGMLDSWNLQSLGPVTTINSSKIYGMSYGSRANSTVFDNSQSLTPIVAFFPSAGEVHLSRDGRLLSVQNFSMGNHEVDTGTLPFGIYDVQVEVIVNGQVINRRMQRVNKLYSPLHAAGAPMFWQYWGGMVRMDEWRGDNDRFAEAKDSYLLGASASGNLSRFNWALSGYSLDSTSVAEGRLSIPIIDAVQVSTQSMVATDRSWTLINTVSATLPGGFSTLWANEEKTVIGNKLRQNDAHNRAIGGSLNLGAIVPHLGTLSVSYNDDKKNSSHYYNVDYYQNLFTGRYGTLGIRAGVQRYNNGHSGGNTGKYIALDFSLPLGNWFSAGVSNQNGYTTANIAARKEIADGPIRTVGANLSRAISGDTNGDNSFNGGAYARFDTKYSTGTVNVSSSADGYVNTSLTANGSVGWQGRHIAASGRNEGNSGIIINTGLENEGMLTARVDGRVVKLTGDKNYLPLSPYGQYVVELMNNKNSAESFDIVTNRKNSLTLYPGNVAVIEPQIKQMVTVFGRIKAEDGTLLANANINNHIGRTRTDEKGEFVMDVDKKFPVIDFTYRHNQSCEVALDLSKAQGAVWVGDVVCRGLKSYAKVSQPGDMSNEG, encoded by the coding sequence ATGAGCGTTATCCCGGCCGTGATGATCCCTGGGCAGTCGGCACTTGCCGCCGGGCTAACCCAAATTGATGGCGTGTTGATCCCCCAGACTTTCAGCATGGCATTGCGTGAGGGGATGAGTATCCCGTTATTGCTGCATTTTGAACAAAACAACACCTTGAAAGACGACCAACGCATTGGGCGCGCATTGCTGGTGCTTGATGACAATCATCTGAAAATTAGCGAAATTACCCTGGAAGATAACGAGGGTGGCGCACAGCTGACCGCCGCGATCACCAAGCAGCTCAATGCGCTCAATGACGCCAACTTTGATGATAAGCAACGCATTACGCTGTCGGATGATGCCTGGCTGGCGTTGGATTTCCGCCAGTTGAACCTGCAATTGGTAGTGAAGCAATCAGCCTTGGGTACGGTATTGCGTGAGCGTGCCAGCGATATTGGTGCGTCGAGTGTTGATGAGATAAGCAGCACGCTGGCCTATAACCTGGGCGTTTACGACAACCGCACCAAAGCCAGTGAAGGTTTTACCTCCAGCTATTTATCGCTGAATAACGTCACCTCTCTGCGTGAGCATCATGTGGAAGTGAACGGTTCTGTCTATGGGATTGGCAGCAGCAACCAGGATTCGACGCTGTATAAGCTGATGTATGAGCGTGACTTCGCTGGCCGACGCTTTGCCGCAGGCATGCTCGACAGCTGGAACCTGCAATCGCTGGGGCCAGTGACCACCATCAATTCGAGCAAAATCTACGGCATGTCCTATGGCAGCCGGGCCAATTCGACGGTGTTTGATAATAGCCAGTCGTTAACGCCGATTGTCGCCTTCTTCCCCTCGGCGGGTGAAGTTCACCTGTCACGTGATGGCCGCCTGCTCAGCGTACAGAATTTCTCTATGGGTAACCACGAAGTGGATACCGGCACGCTGCCTTTTGGTATTTATGATGTGCAGGTTGAGGTGATCGTCAATGGTCAGGTGATCAACCGCCGTATGCAGCGGGTTAACAAACTCTATAGTCCGCTGCACGCCGCGGGTGCGCCGATGTTCTGGCAGTATTGGGGCGGCATGGTGCGTATGGATGAGTGGCGTGGCGACAACGATCGCTTCGCTGAGGCTAAAGATAGCTACCTGTTGGGGGCTTCAGCCTCTGGCAACCTGTCTCGCTTTAACTGGGCGCTGTCCGGCTATTCCCTGGACAGCACTTCGGTGGCGGAAGGCCGTTTAAGCATACCGATCATCGATGCGGTGCAGGTTAGCACGCAGAGCATGGTAGCCACAGACCGATCCTGGACGCTGATCAACACTGTGAGCGCCACGCTGCCCGGCGGTTTCAGTACGCTGTGGGCCAACGAAGAAAAAACGGTGATCGGCAACAAACTGCGCCAAAACGATGCCCATAACCGGGCGATCGGCGGCTCGCTGAACTTGGGGGCGATTGTGCCTCACCTCGGCACGCTCAGCGTCAGTTATAACGATGACAAGAAAAATAGCAGCCATTACTACAACGTAGATTACTACCAGAATCTGTTCACCGGCCGTTACGGCACGCTGGGCATACGTGCCGGGGTACAGCGATACAATAATGGTCATTCCGGCGGCAATACCGGTAAGTACATTGCGCTCGATTTCTCATTGCCGCTGGGCAATTGGTTCAGCGCCGGGGTTTCTAACCAGAACGGCTACACCACGGCCAATATTGCGGCGCGTAAAGAGATCGCCGATGGGCCGATCCGTACCGTGGGGGCAAACCTATCGCGCGCAATCTCAGGGGACACCAACGGGGATAACAGCTTTAACGGCGGCGCCTACGCCCGTTTTGACACCAAGTATTCTACCGGCACCGTCAACGTTAGCAGTTCCGCAGACGGCTACGTGAATACCAGCCTGACCGCTAACGGTAGCGTCGGTTGGCAGGGGCGTCATATCGCGGCAAGCGGGCGCAATGAAGGTAACTCAGGGATCATTATCAATACCGGCCTGGAAAATGAAGGCATGCTGACCGCGCGCGTGGATGGCCGCGTCGTAAAGCTGACCGGCGACAAGAACTATCTGCCACTGTCCCCTTATGGTCAGTATGTCGTGGAGCTGATGAACAACAAAAACTCGGCGGAAAGCTTCGATATCGTCACCAATCGTAAGAACAGCCTGACGCTGTACCCGGGCAACGTGGCGGTCATCGAACCGCAAATCAAACAGATGGTCACGGTATTTGGCCGTATCAAGGCCGAGGACGGCACGCTGCTGGCCAACGCCAATATCAACAACCATATCGGGCGTACCCGTACGGATGAAAAAGGGGAGTTCGTGATGGATGTGGATAAGAAATTCCCGGTAATCGATTTTACCTACCGCCACAATCAAAGCTGTGAGGTGGCGCTGGATCTGAGCAAGGCACAGGGTGCGGTCTGGGTCGGCGACGTGGTTTGCCGCGGCTTGAAGTCCTACGCCAAAGTGAGCCAACCAGGAGATATGAGCAATGAAGGCTAA
- a CDS encoding winged helix-turn-helix domain-containing protein: MKYKLNDRIIFDVDSGTLSLSDLFDDTVTISNPSKRLLQLLIVHQGDAVSREVIFKKVWDDYGMISSNNNLNQCVSKLRRVIKALGIDEEVIVTVPKVGFMLHSEIQIVSCEDEKDTPILDAEPPVSAAKTIPVVVGKVFSRASLRYGWGIVGFVCVVLAGITFYIFNPSIRQESYLGKSGNCAVFMSNSTVRADPAFSDDVLVQVARQKIQCQPDEYLLLMRGNQVKSYISGISRLFFLRCKILREHKIELCSGLESESSL, encoded by the coding sequence ATGAAATATAAACTTAATGACCGTATTATCTTCGATGTCGATAGCGGAACGCTGAGTTTGAGCGATCTGTTTGACGATACTGTCACCATCTCCAACCCATCCAAGCGCTTGCTACAGTTACTGATTGTCCACCAGGGCGATGCTGTGAGCCGTGAAGTGATCTTCAAAAAGGTGTGGGATGATTATGGGATGATTTCCAGTAACAATAATCTTAACCAGTGCGTGAGCAAGTTACGTAGAGTGATCAAGGCGCTGGGAATTGATGAGGAAGTGATCGTCACGGTTCCCAAGGTGGGTTTTATGCTGCACAGCGAAATCCAGATTGTGTCTTGTGAGGATGAAAAGGATACGCCGATCCTTGATGCCGAACCGCCGGTATCAGCCGCTAAAACCATACCCGTGGTGGTAGGCAAGGTGTTTTCACGTGCTTCCTTGCGCTATGGTTGGGGGATAGTGGGCTTTGTGTGTGTGGTGTTGGCCGGCATCACGTTCTATATTTTCAATCCAAGCATCCGGCAAGAGAGCTATCTGGGCAAATCGGGTAACTGTGCGGTATTTATGTCGAACTCCACGGTTCGGGCAGATCCGGCATTCAGCGATGATGTGTTGGTGCAGGTGGCAAGGCAAAAAATCCAATGCCAACCGGATGAATACCTGTTACTGATGCGTGGCAATCAGGTGAAGTCGTACATTTCTGGCATCTCACGGCTATTTTTTCTCCGCTGCAAGATTTTGCGAGAACATAAGATTGAACTTTGTTCTGGTCTGGAAAGCGAATCCTCCCTTTAA
- the ecpA gene encoding common pilus major fimbrillin subunit EcpA encodes MKKITLALAIVSAFAVVGTAQAADVTAQALATWSATAKKDTTSKLVVTPIGSLSFQYAEGIKGFNSQKGLFDVTIEGEGTATDFKLTSKLVSNTLTQLDTSGSTLEVGVNYNGAAVEKTAETPMIDVKAGILGGNLSALSGAYDKAVRTSAQDQFTFTIIGATADGATAVTDFSTLPEGIWSGDVSVEFNATWTTA; translated from the coding sequence ATGAAAAAGATCACACTTGCTCTGGCAATCGTTTCAGCATTCGCAGTAGTGGGCACCGCTCAGGCAGCAGACGTTACCGCACAAGCCTTGGCTACCTGGTCAGCCACTGCCAAGAAAGATACCACCAGCAAGTTGGTTGTGACGCCAATCGGCAGCCTGTCTTTCCAATATGCTGAAGGCATCAAAGGCTTCAACAGCCAGAAAGGTCTGTTCGACGTGACTATCGAGGGCGAAGGAACCGCCACCGATTTTAAACTGACCTCCAAGCTGGTATCCAACACTCTGACTCAGCTCGATACCTCTGGTTCTACCCTGGAAGTGGGCGTTAACTATAACGGTGCTGCCGTAGAGAAAACCGCTGAAACCCCTATGATCGATGTTAAAGCCGGTATTCTGGGTGGCAACCTGAGCGCACTGTCTGGCGCTTACGACAAAGCTGTTCGTACCAGTGCACAAGATCAGTTCACCTTCACCATCATCGGCGCAACGGCTGATGGCGCAACTGCTGTGACTGATTTCAGCACCCTGCCTGAAGGTATCTGGAGTGGCGACGTGAGCGTAGAGTTCAACGCTACCTGGACTACCGCATAA